The following coding sequences are from one Mastomys coucha isolate ucsf_1 unplaced genomic scaffold, UCSF_Mcou_1 pScaffold9, whole genome shotgun sequence window:
- the LOC116084149 gene encoding myosin-7, protein MADAEMAAFGAAAPFLRKSEKERLEAQTRPFDLKKDVFVPDDKEEFVKAKIVSREGGKVTAETENGKTVTVKEDQVMQQNPPKFDKIEDMAMLTLIPLPLLFSLPDRENQSILITGESGAGKTVNTKRVIQYFAVIAAIGDRSKKDQTPGKGTLEDQIIQANPALEAFGNAKTVRNDNSSRFGKFIRIHFGATGKLASADIETYLLEKSRVIFQLKAERDYHIFYQILSNKKPELLDMLLITNNPYDYAFISQGETTVASIDDSEELMATDSAFDVLGFTPEEKNSIYKLTGAIMHFGNMKFKQKQREEQAEPDGTEEADKSAYLMGLNSADLLKGLCHPRVKVGNEYVTKGQNVQQVSYAIGALAKSVYEKMFNWMVTRINATLETKQPRQYFIGVLDIAGFEIFDFNSFEQLCINFTNEKLQQFFNHHMFVLEQEEYKKEGIEWTFIDFGMDLQACIDLIEKPMGIMSILEEECMFPKATDMTFKAKLYDNHLGKSNNFQNLLGLLEEMRDERLSRIITRIQAQSRGVLSRMEFKKLLERRDSLLIIQWNIRAFMGVKNWPWMKLYFKIKPLLKSAETEKEMANMKEEFGRVKDALEKSEARRKELEEKMVSLLQEKNDLQLQVQAEQDNLADAEERCDQLIKNKIQLEAKVKEMTERLEDEEEMNAELTAKKRKLEDECSELKRDIDDLELTLAKVEKEKHATENKVKNLTEEMAGLDEIIVKLTKEKKALQEAHQQALDDLQAEEDKVNTLTKAKVKLEQQVDDLEGSLEQEKKVRMDLERAKRKLEGDLKLTQESIMDLENDKQQLDERLKKKDFELNALNARIEDEQALGSQLQKKLKELQARIEELEEELEAERTARAKVEKLRSDLSRELEEISERLEEAGGATSVQIEMNKKREAEFQKMRRDLEEATLQHEATAAALRKKHADSVAELGEQIDNLQRVKQKLEKEKSEFKLELDDVTSNMEQIIKAKANLEKMCRTLEDQMNEHRSKAEETQRSVNDLTSQRAKLQTENGELSRQLDEKEALISQLTRGKLTYTQQLEDLKRQLEEEVKAKNALAHALQSARHDCDLLREQYEEETEAKAELQRVLSKANSEVAQWRTKYETDAIQRTEELEEAKKKLAQRLQDAEEAVEAVNANAYEESLEHLETFKRENKNLQEEISDLTEQLGSTGKSIHELEKIRKQLEAEKLELQSALEEAEASLEHEEGKILRAQLEFNQIKAEIERKLAEKDEEMEQAKRNHLRVVDSLQTSLDAETRSRNEALRVKKKMEGDLNEMEIQLSHANRMAAEAQKQVKSLQSLLKDTQIQLDDAVRANDDLKENIAIVERRNNLLQAELEELRAVVEQTERSRKLAEQELIETSERVQLLHSQNTSLINQKKKMEADLSQLQTESVKGMRKSERRIKELTYQTEEDRKNLLRLQDLVDKLQLKVKAYKRQAEEAEEQANTNLSKFRKVQHELDEAEERADIAESQVNKLRAKSRDIGAKGLNEE, encoded by the exons ATGGCGGATGCAGAGATGGCTGCTTTTGGGGCCGCAGCCCCCTTCCTGCGAAAGTCTGAGAAGGAGAGACTGGAGGCACAGACCAGGCCCTTTGACCTCAAGAAAGATGTTTTTGTGCCTGATGACAAAGAAGAGTTTGTCAAGGCCAAGATTGTGTCTCGAGAGGGTGGCAAAGTCACCGCTGAGACAGAGAATGGCAAG ACGGTGACCGTGAAGGAGGACCAGGTGATGCAGCAGAACCCACCCAAGTTCGACAAGATCGAGGACATGGCCATGCTGACC CTCATCCCAttgcctctcctcttctctcttccagatCGGGAGAACCAGTCCATCCTCATCAC CGGAGAATCCGGAGCTGGGAAGACTGTCAACACTAAGAGGGTCATCCAATATTTTGCTGTTATTGCTGCCATTGGGGACCGCAGCAAGAAGGACCAGACCCCAGGCAAG GGCACCCTGGAAGATCAAATCATCCAAGCCAACCCTGCTCTGGAGGCCTTTGGCAATGCCAAGACAGTTCGGAATGATAACTCCTCTCGATTT GGAAAATTCATTCGAATCCATTTTGGGGCAACAGGAAAGTTGGCATCTGCAGACATAGAGACCT ACCTTCTGGAAAAATCCAGAGTTATTTTCCAGctgaaagcagaaagagattATCACATTTTCTACCAAATCCTGTCTAATAAAAAGCCTGAGCTTCTAG ACATGCTGCTGATCACCAACAACCCCTACGATTATGCATTCATCTCCCAAGGAGAGACAACTGTGGCCTCAATTGATGACTCTGAAGAGCTCATGGCCACGGAT AGCGCCTTTGATGTGCTGGGCTTCACTCCAGAAGAGAAGAACTCCATTTACAAGCTGACAGGTGCCATCATGCACTTTGGAAACATGAAGTTcaaacagaagcagagggaggaacaGGCGGAGCCAGATGGCACTGAAG AGGCTGACAAATCTGCCTACCTCATGGGGCTGAACTCAGCTGACCTGCTTAAGGGACTGTGCCACCCTAGAGTCAAAGTGGGCAACGAGTATGTCACCAAAGGGCAGAATGTCCAGCAG GTGTCATATGCCATTGGGGCACTGGCCAAGTCAGTGTACGAGAAGATGTTCAACTGGATGGTGACACGCATCAACGCAACCCTGGAGACCAAGCAGCCACGCCAGTACTTCATAGGTGTCCTGGACATCGCTGGCTTTGAGATCTTCGAT TTCAACAGCTTTGAGCAGCTGTGCATCAACTTCACCAATGAGAAGCTGCAACAGTTCTTCAACCACCACATGTTTGTGCTGGAGCAGGAAGAGTACAAGAAGGAAGGCATCGAGTGGACCTTCATCGACTTTGGCATGGACCTGCAGGCCTGCATTGACCTCATTGAGAAG CCCATGGGCATCATGTCCATCCTGGAAGAGGAGTGCATGTTCCCCAAGGCCACAGACATGACCTTCAAGGCCAAGCTGTATGACAACCACCTGGGCAAGTCCAACAACTTCCAGAA TCTGCTGGGTCTGCTGGAGGAGATGCGGGATGAGAGGCTGAGCCGCATCATCACCAGAATCCAGGCCCAATCCCGAGGTGTGCTTTCCAGAATGGAGTTCAAGAAGCTGCTGGAGCGCAG AGACTCCCTGCTGATTATCCAGTGGAACATTCGAGCCTTCATGGGGGTCAAGAATTGGCCATGGATGAAGCTCTACTTCAAGATCAAGCCGCTGCTGAAGAgcgcagagacagagaaggagatggCTAACATGAAGGAGGAGTTTGGGCGGGTCAAAGATGCACTAGAGAAGTCTGAGGCTCGCCGCAAGGAGCTGGAGGAGAAGATGGTGTCCCTGCTGCAGGAGAAGAATGACCTGCAGCTCCAAGTGCAGGCG GAACAAGACAACCTAGCGGATGCAGAGGAGCGCTGTGACCAACTGATCAAGAACAAGATCCAGCTGGAGGCCAAGGTGAAGGAAATGACGGAGAGgctggaggatgaggaggagatgAACGCTGAGCTCACTGCCAAGAAGCGCAAGCTGGAAGATGAGTGCTCGGAGCTCAAGAGGGATATTGATGACCTGGAGCTGACTCTGGCCAAGGTGGAGAAGGAAAAGCATGCAACAGAGAACAAG GTGAAAAACCTGACAGAGGAGATGGCTGGTTTGGATGAGATCATTGTCAAGCTgacaaaggagaagaaagctCTGCAAGAGGCTCACCAGCAGGCTCTGGATGACCTGCAGGCTGAGGAAGACAAGGTCAATACTCTAACCAAGGCCAAGGTCAAGCTGGAACAGCAGGTGGATGAT CTGGAAGGATCCCTGGAGCAGGAGAAGAAGGTGCGCATGGACCTGGAGCGAGCAAAGAGGAAGCTGGAGGGTGACCTGAAGCTGACGCAGGAGAGCATCATGGATCTGGAGAACGACAAGCAGCAGTTGGATGAACGACTCAAAAA GAAGGACTTTGAGTTAAATGCACTCAATGCCAGGATTGAGGATGAGCAGGCCCTGGGCAGCCAGCTGCAGAAGAAGCTCAAAGAGCTTCAG GCACGCAtcgaggagctggaggaggagctggaggccgAGCGCACAGCCAGGGCCAAGGTGGAGAAGCTGCGCTCTGACCTGTCCCGGGAGCTGGAGGAGATCAGTGAGAGGCTGGAGGAGGCCGGTGGGGCTACATCCGTGCAGATAGAGATGAACAAGAAGCGCGAGGCTGAGTTCCAGAAGATGCGACGGGACCTGGAGGAGGCCACGCTGCAGCACGAAGCCACGGCCGCTGCCCTGCGCAAGAAGCATGCGGACAGTGTGGCTGAGCTGGGCGAGCAGATAGACAACCTACAGCGGGTGAAGCAGaagctggagaaagagaagagtgagTTCAAGCTGGAGCTGGATGATGTCACCTCCAACATGGAGCAGATCATCAAGGCCAAG GCTAACCTGGAGAAGATGTGCCGGACCTTGGAAGACCAGATGAATGAGCACCGGAGCAAGGCTGAGGAGACACAGCGTTCTGTCAATGACCTCACCAGCCAGCGGGCCAAGCTGCAGACAGAGAACG GGGAGCTGTCCCGGCAGCTGGACGAGAAGGAGGCTCTGATCTCTCAGCTGACCCGAGGCAAGCTCACGTATACACAGCAGCTGGAGGACCTCAAGAGGCAACTGGAGGAGGAGGTCAAG GCCAAGAACGCTCTGGCCCATGCACTGCAGTCAGCCAGGCATGATTGTGACCTGCTGCGGGAACAGtatgaggaggagacagaggccaaGGCCGAGCTACAGCGTGTCCTGTCCAAAGccaactcagaggtggcccagtggaGGACCAAGTATGAGACAGACGCCATACAGAGGAcggaggagctggaggaagccAA gaagaagctgGCTCAGAGGCTGCAGGATGCAGAGGAGGCAGTGGAGGCTGTCAACGCCAA CGCCTATGAGGAGTCTCTGGAGCACCTGGAGACCTTCAAGCGGGAGAACAAGAACCTCCAGG AGGAGATCTCAGACCTGACTGAGCAGCTGGGCTCCACTGGGAAGAGCATCCATGAGCTGGAGAAGATCCGAAAGCAACTGGAGGCTGAGAAGCTGGAGCTACAGTCAGCCCtggaggaggctgag GCCTCCCTGGAGCACGAGGAGGGCAAAATCCTCCGCGCCCAGCTGGAGTTCAACCAGATCAAGGCAGAGATCGAAAGGAAGCTGGCAGAGAAGGACGAGGAGATGGAGCAGGCCAAGCGCAACCACCTGCGGGTAGTGGACTCCCTGCAGACCTCCCTGGATGCAGAGACGCGCAGCCGCAATGAGGCCCTGCGGGtgaagaagaagatggagggcGACCTCAATGAGATGGAGATCCAGCTCAGTCATGCCAACCGCATGGCTGCTGAGGCCCAGAAACAAGTGAAGAGCCTCCAGAGTTTGCTGAAG GACACTCAAATCCAGCTGGATGATGCCGTCCGTGCCAATGATGACCTGAAGGAGAACATCGCCATTGTGGAGCGGCGCAACAACCTGCTgcaggcagagctggaggagctgCGGGCTGTGGTGGAGCAGACGGAGCGGTCCCGGAAGCTGGCAGAGCAAGAGCTGATTGAGACCAGCGAGCGGGTGCAGCTGCTGCACTCGCAG AACACCAGCCTCATCaaccagaagaagaaaatggaggcagaCCTATCCCAGCTGCAGACAGAA TCAGTGAAGGGCATGAGGAAGAGCGAGCGGCGCATCAAGGAGCTCACCTACCAG acagaggaagacaggaagaaccTACTGCGGCTGCAGGACCTGGTAGACAAACTGCAGCTAAAGGTGAAGGCCTACAAGCGCCAGGCTGAGGAGGCG GAGGAGCAGGCCAACACCAACCTGTCCAAGTTCCGCAAGGTGCAGCATGAGCTGGATGAAGCAGAGGAGAGGGCGGACATCGCCGAGTCCCAGGTCAACAAGCTGCGGGCCAAGAGCCGTGACATTGGTGCCAAG ggCCTGAATGAGGAGTAG